From a single Fulvivirga ulvae genomic region:
- a CDS encoding CHASE3 domain-containing protein, whose protein sequence is MTSIKSLRIIFGIIIVILFALSYLAYRNLNQFMKNAQWVNHTNIALRELEKVISYVKDGENAQRGYHLTQDSTYLTPYYNSKWMALSKVSMIDSLILDDIQKPRVDSLNKLVNRQYAIIEEIIRRDKKEDFNEFGDSLLYSGHKNMAALRALVDRMEDHEWKLLRERTSQQNYSSDIVPLLIFLSLVFAIIAVAYLFSQVYKSLKTRIVTETELERNLMQLSEEVNKKVLVQESLQKVLDNSASAIMFLKALRNDQQEIFDFEIVLSNRSADKGSKNRRLLESYPGVKNTGLLKMYIDVVETGKTKKQEVFYGEDGYNSWFDISAVKLEDGCVTTSTDITERKRDAELIRENQRKFEAIFNQTFQFIGLLDHAGRWLDANQTALAFSKTPKESIIDEYLWEAPLWKQSPESSQLLKNAVKRASGGEFVRYEMEIAGNAHEMLTVDFSLKPIKNDDGEIEMIILEGRDLSELKKAEAERSFTLKLNLIIANSNSFDEAVNRIFQQIAERFDLDYSEIWLPDDTELYMSDIFYARDPELALLHEYSSSMRINGEQGFPAYVMRTHELEYIADINQVSDKRLIRKQQATELNLVSAFGIPVIFNSELVLVSVFFSKKPMKEIQEIISAITQISSSLGALLIRKKTQDEIEKNNIILAAAESMAKMGSWEWNLQHNKVKWSRGVYELHNTTPEELTPTYDTFYQFLYDEDKERVERELSEAVKNKTAYHVEFRVQLENGDVRTHSALATPKIDANGQVESFYGTVQDITRQKEFEHNILLKNEELKKSNENLEQFAYVASHDLQEPLRKIRAFGDRLVTKYTEALDERGRDYISRMQGAAERMQSLIDDLLKYSRVARNIKPFVKIELNAILNEVFSDLEVRIRDRNAEIKVGKLPQIDGDKMQLRQLFQNLISNAIKFTPENRKPLITITAKKVKGSSLNQRFDFNSSPVKHFVEINIKDNGIGFNPKYAERIFNIFERLHGRSEFKGTGIGLAISQKVVQNHKGLIIAKGEEGIGATFTIILPINNNNHG, encoded by the coding sequence ATGACTTCAATAAAATCCTTAAGAATTATTTTTGGGATCATTATAGTTATCCTTTTTGCCCTTTCGTATCTGGCATACAGAAACCTTAACCAGTTCATGAAAAATGCCCAGTGGGTTAACCATACCAATATTGCGCTAAGAGAGCTGGAGAAGGTTATTTCCTATGTAAAGGATGGTGAAAATGCCCAGCGAGGGTACCATCTTACGCAGGATTCGACTTACCTTACGCCTTACTATAACAGCAAATGGATGGCGCTCTCAAAAGTTAGTATGATAGACAGCCTGATACTTGATGACATTCAAAAACCAAGAGTCGACTCGTTAAACAAACTTGTAAACAGGCAGTACGCTATTATTGAAGAGATTATAAGGAGGGACAAGAAAGAAGACTTTAATGAATTTGGTGACAGCCTTCTTTACAGCGGGCACAAGAATATGGCTGCTTTGCGTGCTCTTGTAGACAGGATGGAAGATCATGAGTGGAAACTGCTAAGGGAAAGAACTTCACAACAGAATTACTCAAGTGATATAGTGCCGTTACTCATTTTTCTGAGCCTGGTATTTGCCATTATAGCTGTTGCATATCTGTTTTCCCAGGTATATAAATCGCTAAAAACCAGGATTGTTACGGAAACAGAATTGGAAAGAAACTTAATGCAGCTTAGTGAAGAGGTCAATAAAAAAGTGCTTGTTCAGGAGTCGCTGCAGAAAGTACTTGATAACTCGGCAAGCGCAATAATGTTTCTTAAAGCCTTAAGAAATGATCAGCAGGAAATCTTTGATTTTGAGATTGTACTGTCCAACAGAAGTGCTGACAAAGGTAGTAAGAATAGAAGACTGCTGGAGTCCTATCCAGGTGTAAAAAATACAGGTCTTCTGAAAATGTATATTGATGTGGTGGAAACCGGGAAGACGAAAAAGCAGGAGGTATTTTATGGGGAGGATGGATATAACTCATGGTTTGATATTTCGGCGGTAAAACTTGAAGACGGATGTGTGACCACCAGTACCGACATAACCGAAAGAAAAAGAGATGCAGAACTCATAAGAGAGAACCAGCGGAAATTTGAAGCCATATTTAATCAGACATTCCAGTTTATAGGGCTACTCGACCACGCAGGCCGTTGGCTCGATGCCAACCAGACTGCCCTGGCTTTCAGCAAAACGCCAAAGGAGTCCATAATTGATGAATATCTATGGGAAGCCCCCCTCTGGAAACAGTCGCCTGAGTCTTCGCAGCTATTAAAAAATGCAGTAAAAAGAGCATCCGGGGGCGAATTTGTAAGATATGAGATGGAGATAGCCGGTAACGCCCATGAGATGCTCACAGTAGATTTTTCTCTTAAACCAATCAAAAATGACGACGGTGAAATAGAAATGATCATACTGGAGGGCAGAGATCTTTCAGAACTGAAAAAAGCAGAAGCGGAACGCTCCTTTACCCTGAAACTAAATCTGATCATCGCCAACTCCAATTCCTTTGACGAAGCTGTAAACAGGATTTTTCAGCAAATAGCCGAGCGATTTGATCTGGACTATAGTGAAATATGGTTGCCGGATGATACCGAGTTATATATGTCAGACATTTTTTACGCCAGAGACCCTGAGCTTGCATTACTCCATGAGTACTCCAGCTCTATGAGGATAAACGGCGAGCAGGGTTTCCCCGCTTATGTTATGAGAACTCATGAGTTGGAATATATAGCTGATATTAACCAGGTTTCCGACAAACGACTGATCAGGAAACAGCAGGCTACAGAGCTTAATTTGGTCTCGGCCTTTGGTATCCCTGTAATTTTTAATAGTGAGCTCGTACTTGTTTCAGTCTTTTTTTCCAAAAAGCCAATGAAAGAGATCCAGGAGATTATTAGTGCTATCACCCAGATATCCTCTTCTCTTGGTGCTTTATTGATAAGGAAAAAGACCCAGGATGAGATTGAAAAAAACAATATCATCCTTGCCGCCGCCGAGTCAATGGCTAAAATGGGGAGCTGGGAGTGGAACCTTCAGCATAATAAAGTAAAGTGGTCTAGAGGGGTGTATGAGCTGCATAATACTACTCCGGAGGAACTGACCCCGACTTATGACACCTTTTATCAGTTCCTTTATGATGAGGACAAAGAACGGGTGGAAAGGGAGCTGAGCGAAGCTGTAAAGAATAAAACAGCTTACCACGTAGAGTTTAGGGTGCAATTAGAAAATGGCGATGTAAGAACCCACAGCGCTTTAGCAACACCAAAGATTGATGCAAACGGCCAGGTAGAGAGCTTTTATGGTACAGTTCAGGATATTACCCGACAAAAGGAATTTGAGCACAACATCCTGCTTAAAAATGAAGAGCTGAAAAAATCCAACGAGAACCTGGAACAGTTTGCTTATGTGGCTTCACACGATCTGCAGGAGCCCTTAAGGAAGATCCGGGCATTTGGAGACCGGCTGGTGACCAAATATACCGAAGCTCTTGATGAGAGAGGTCGTGACTACATCTCGCGTATGCAGGGGGCAGCGGAAAGAATGCAGTCGCTTATAGATGACCTGCTCAAGTATTCGCGAGTGGCCCGAAACATAAAGCCATTTGTTAAAATAGAACTCAATGCCATTCTCAATGAAGTATTTAGTGATCTCGAAGTCAGAATTCGCGACAGGAATGCGGAGATTAAAGTTGGTAAACTGCCACAAATAGATGGTGACAAAATGCAATTGAGACAATTGTTTCAAAACCTGATCAGCAATGCTATAAAATTTACGCCTGAGAACAGAAAACCGCTCATTACCATAACGGCGAAAAAGGTAAAGGGCTCCAGTCTAAATCAGAGGTTTGATTTTAATTCAAGCCCGGTAAAACATTTTGTCGAAATCAACATTAAAGATAATGGGATTGGTTTCAATCCCAAATATGCAGAACGCATATTCAATATCTTTGAGCGGCTGCATGGCAGAAGTGAGTTTAAAGGCACAGGTATAGGTCTTGCCATCAGCCAGAAAGTAGTACAAAACCATAAAGGTTTAATAATAGCTAAAGGTGAAGAGGGAATAGGGGCGACATTTACAATTATACTACCAATAAACAACAACAATCATGGGTAA
- a CDS encoding response regulator: MGNQNIAKTITILMADDDPDDRMLAQDALSENRLANDLHFVEDGEELLDYLYKRGKYNENNAPKPGLILLDLNMPKMDGREALRHIKSDAELKRIPVVVLTTSKAEQDIVRSYDLGVNSFISKPVTFEELVDVTRRIGDYWFGIVELPKGDKNN; encoded by the coding sequence ATGGGTAATCAAAACATAGCAAAGACGATCACAATTCTTATGGCCGACGACGACCCGGATGACAGGATGCTGGCACAGGATGCGCTCTCGGAAAATCGACTGGCCAATGATCTGCATTTTGTTGAAGATGGCGAAGAACTTCTTGATTATTTGTATAAAAGAGGCAAATACAATGAAAATAATGCTCCAAAGCCGGGACTGATACTTCTGGATCTCAATATGCCAAAAATGGACGGCAGGGAGGCACTCAGGCATATTAAAAGTGATGCTGAACTAAAGCGAATACCAGTTGTTGTACTTACTACATCTAAGGCCGAACAAGATATTGTCAGGAGTTATGACCTGGGGGTTAACTCCTTTATTTCCAAGCCTGTTACTTTTGAGGAGCTGGTAGACGTTACCCGGCGCATTGGTGATTATTGGTTCGGAATAGTAGAGTTGCCAAAAGGAGATAAAAACAATTAA
- a CDS encoding hybrid sensor histidine kinase/response regulator, which yields MVKQKSIKVFLIDDDEDDFVIVKDYLSELNGSTTFSLDWEADFNKALDTVCTQQYNICLVDYRLGEKNGLDFIRHVRKRDCDTPLILLTGKGDREIDYQAMKLGASDYLIKTEIDASMLGRSIRYAINHSNSIKELNAKEEKYRSLFERSVDAIYMINKEYLFLDVNDSMMRLLGYTKNEFLKMNMKDIFQSEDQYTYYHSRLTKEGHLKDLEVHMVKKDGANITCLINGIALNDNLGNIYGYQGIIHDLTMRKRAEEELLMAEKLTMTGQIARSMAHEVRNPLTNLNLALEQLRDEVVDEDDTALYFDIIRRNADRIEQLITEMLKSSKPKQLNPEVRNINDVLNETLEMTNDRIKLRGIKLIKNFEEDLPLVSLDREQLKTAFLNIIINAIEAMKEGEGILNVETNSNGETVMVCIADNGKGIPREEIKKLFDPFFTGKKGGMGLGLTSTQNIINSHHARINVESELGKGTAFKISFLKHFSQT from the coding sequence ATGGTGAAACAAAAAAGTATCAAGGTGTTTTTGATTGATGATGACGAAGATGACTTTGTTATTGTAAAGGATTACCTATCGGAGTTAAATGGTAGTACTACTTTTAGCCTGGACTGGGAGGCCGATTTTAACAAGGCACTTGATACTGTTTGTACACAGCAATACAACATTTGCCTTGTCGACTACCGGCTTGGAGAAAAAAATGGCCTTGATTTTATAAGACATGTCCGTAAGAGAGACTGCGATACCCCATTAATACTCCTTACAGGTAAGGGTGACAGGGAAATAGATTATCAGGCCATGAAGCTGGGCGCTTCTGACTACCTGATAAAAACAGAAATTGATGCCAGTATGCTTGGTCGCAGTATCAGATATGCAATTAACCACAGCAACTCTATAAAAGAACTGAATGCCAAAGAGGAAAAATACAGGTCACTTTTCGAGAGGTCAGTTGATGCTATTTACATGATCAATAAGGAATACCTGTTTCTTGATGTTAATGACAGCATGATGAGGTTGCTGGGTTATACCAAGAACGAATTCCTAAAAATGAATATGAAGGATATCTTTCAAAGTGAAGATCAGTATACCTACTACCATAGCAGGCTTACAAAGGAAGGGCACCTGAAAGATCTGGAAGTTCATATGGTAAAGAAGGACGGTGCTAATATCACCTGTCTTATCAATGGTATAGCATTAAATGACAACCTTGGCAATATCTATGGCTACCAGGGCATTATCCATGATCTGACAATGAGGAAGAGAGCCGAGGAAGAACTTTTAATGGCAGAAAAGCTGACCATGACCGGGCAAATTGCCAGGAGTATGGCTCATGAAGTCCGCAACCCGCTGACTAATCTTAATTTAGCCCTTGAGCAGTTGAGGGATGAGGTGGTGGATGAGGATGACACTGCATTATATTTTGATATTATTCGGAGAAACGCAGACCGTATCGAACAGCTAATTACAGAAATGCTTAAGTCATCGAAACCCAAGCAGCTTAATCCGGAGGTGAGAAATATTAATGATGTGCTCAATGAGACTCTCGAGATGACTAATGACAGAATAAAACTCAGAGGAATAAAGCTTATAAAGAACTTTGAGGAGGACCTTCCGCTTGTATCTTTGGATAGAGAACAATTAAAAACAGCTTTTCTCAATATCATCATTAATGCTATTGAAGCGATGAAGGAGGGAGAGGGCATATTAAATGTAGAAACTAATTCCAATGGAGAGACCGTCATGGTTTGCATTGCTGATAATGGCAAAGGCATTCCCCGGGAAGAAATCAAAAAACTATTTGATCCATTCTTTACCGGTAAGAAAGGGGGTATGGGCCTTGGGCTGACATCTACTCAAAATATAATCAACAGCCACCATGCGCGTATAAATGTGGAAAGTGAGCTGGGAAAAGGCACTGCCTTTAAGATCAGTTTCCTGAAACATTTTTCGCAGACATAG
- a CDS encoding NAD-dependent succinate-semialdehyde dehydrogenase, with product MSTEVINPATGEKIRNYEELSVNEAFEAVDKTHQVWQQWRNTTFNERSRYMLNAARILREEKEKWGQLMTAEMGKVTKSGIAEAEKCAWVCEYYANNAERFLQIEEVETDASKSFISYQPIGVVLAIMPWNFPFWQVLRFAAPALMAGNAGVLKHASNVPGCGKAIEEIFKRAGFPEHLFTTLLVGSDKVNDIIGHEKIRAVTLTGSTPAGQAVAARAGELLKKTVLELGGSDPYVVLADADLEATVEACVTSRLINTGQSCIAAKRFIVVKELKAQFESMMVEKMKSKVLGDPSDNQTDLGPMARADLRDDLHEQVRQSMDAGAKCLLGGEVPKGKGAFYPATVLTDVKPGMPAYDNELFGPVAAIIEALDERDAIRIANDTSFGLGAAVFTRNEQKGKHIAEYELEAGSCFVNSFVKSDPRLPFGGIKESGYGRELGVFGIREFVNIKTVYIK from the coding sequence ATGAGTACTGAAGTAATTAATCCGGCAACCGGTGAAAAGATCAGAAACTATGAAGAGCTATCAGTAAATGAGGCTTTCGAAGCTGTTGATAAAACCCACCAGGTATGGCAGCAGTGGCGCAATACCACATTTAACGAACGCTCCCGATATATGCTCAATGCAGCACGTATTCTTAGGGAGGAAAAAGAAAAGTGGGGGCAGCTCATGACAGCGGAAATGGGCAAGGTCACCAAATCAGGTATTGCTGAGGCAGAAAAGTGTGCATGGGTATGCGAATATTACGCCAATAATGCTGAGAGATTTCTTCAGATTGAAGAAGTTGAAACTGATGCTTCAAAGAGCTTTATTTCATATCAGCCCATTGGGGTAGTGCTGGCTATAATGCCCTGGAACTTTCCCTTCTGGCAGGTACTGCGTTTTGCTGCTCCTGCACTGATGGCCGGCAATGCAGGGGTACTCAAGCATGCCTCTAATGTACCCGGTTGCGGCAAAGCTATCGAAGAAATCTTTAAAAGGGCGGGCTTTCCGGAACACCTGTTTACCACACTGCTTGTAGGATCCGACAAAGTAAATGATATTATCGGTCATGAAAAGATAAGGGCGGTTACCCTGACGGGTAGTACCCCGGCCGGGCAGGCAGTAGCTGCGAGAGCCGGTGAATTGCTAAAAAAGACAGTATTAGAGCTTGGAGGCAGCGATCCGTACGTGGTTTTGGCTGATGCTGACCTGGAGGCCACTGTAGAGGCATGTGTTACAAGCCGATTAATAAATACTGGTCAGAGTTGTATTGCTGCCAAGAGATTTATAGTAGTTAAAGAACTCAAAGCGCAGTTTGAAAGTATGATGGTGGAAAAAATGAAGTCTAAAGTACTGGGAGACCCCTCAGATAATCAAACTGACCTTGGACCTATGGCCAGAGCAGACCTTAGAGATGACTTACACGAACAAGTTCGGCAAAGTATGGATGCTGGCGCAAAGTGCCTTTTAGGAGGTGAAGTTCCTAAAGGTAAAGGAGCTTTCTATCCTGCTACTGTGCTTACAGATGTAAAACCGGGTATGCCCGCATATGATAATGAGCTGTTCGGTCCGGTAGCCGCCATCATAGAAGCCCTGGATGAACGAGATGCAATAAGAATAGCCAATGATACCAGCTTCGGTCTTGGAGCTGCCGTTTTTACCCGAAATGAGCAGAAGGGTAAACATATCGCAGAATATGAACTGGAAGCAGGTAGCTGTTTTGTTAATTCTTTTGTTAAATCAGATCCTCGCTTACCATTTGGAGGGATTAAGGAAAGCGGGTACGGTCGCGAATTAGGCGTTTTCGGGATCAGAGAATTTGTTAATATAAAAACGGTTTATATTAAATGA
- a CDS encoding phosphatase PAP2 family protein, translating to MTRQVANLVLVILISAQSITHAQTSDSLAVPKKKWHQTNLVKVAGIPIVLTGLGLAASNEGAPVNRFKVQRGLAYEFPDFSSTLDDYMRYGPPAAVYALDFFGVKSKNSFKHKTLIFLKANIMGFGLAFPLKGITKVRRPDESSSASFPSLHTVQAFIGATFMHKELGHRSPWYSIGAYTVATATGFYRMLNNKHWLSDVMVGAAIGILSTNVAYITHQYKDGNKKKKGQVRAFITPAISSKSYGAAVVLLIR from the coding sequence ATGACAAGACAAGTAGCCAATCTTGTACTTGTTATCCTTATCAGCGCTCAATCAATAACCCATGCCCAAACTTCAGATTCTCTTGCCGTGCCAAAGAAAAAATGGCATCAGACGAACTTGGTTAAAGTAGCAGGAATACCCATTGTGCTCACCGGTCTGGGCCTGGCGGCATCGAATGAGGGGGCACCTGTTAACAGATTTAAAGTACAGCGTGGTCTTGCCTATGAGTTTCCTGATTTCAGTTCCACCCTTGATGACTATATGAGATACGGCCCCCCTGCGGCAGTTTATGCACTTGATTTTTTTGGTGTTAAAAGTAAGAATAGTTTTAAGCACAAAACTCTGATATTTTTGAAAGCTAATATAATGGGTTTTGGGCTGGCGTTTCCACTCAAAGGGATTACTAAGGTACGAAGGCCTGATGAGAGTAGCTCTGCGTCATTTCCTTCATTGCATACGGTACAGGCTTTTATTGGTGCTACCTTTATGCATAAAGAACTTGGGCACAGGAGTCCATGGTACTCAATCGGTGCCTATACTGTGGCAACAGCCACTGGTTTTTATCGCATGCTTAATAATAAACATTGGCTTTCCGATGTGATGGTAGGGGCGGCCATAGGTATTCTGTCGACAAACGTTGCCTATATTACCCATCAATACAAAGATGGAAACAAGAAGAAAAAAGGACAGGTCCGGGCTTTTATAACTCCGGCAATCTCTTCAAAGTCATATGGTGCCGCTGTCGTTTTGCTGATCAGATAG
- a CDS encoding phosphatase PAP2 family protein yields MSKTYISFLLILFINLPVQSQPRVAESPYEVNEELEIALGLIGAGITAYGFYKIEQKSGADSSTVVNLVLEDDVIELNRKHQPRYSEQANKDSDIFFYGSFPLPFLLLLDDNIRRDAGRISIMYIEALGLTGTMYTMTAANVDKFRPLVYSEDAPMSERTSGGAKNSFFGGHPSLTATSTFFAAKVFSDYYPERKGMHVLLYSAATVATLGNAYLRFKAGKHFLTDLMIGVPLGAINGVLIPQLHKVRDVNHDKNLSWNFFTGNAHGLSVTYKF; encoded by the coding sequence ATGTCTAAAACATATATATCATTTTTACTTATACTATTTATAAATCTTCCAGTTCAGTCACAACCCAGAGTCGCAGAGTCTCCTTATGAAGTCAACGAAGAACTAGAGATCGCTCTGGGTCTCATCGGTGCCGGCATAACAGCATATGGATTCTACAAAATTGAACAAAAATCTGGTGCTGATTCATCCACTGTAGTGAATCTGGTACTTGAAGATGATGTAATTGAGCTTAACCGAAAACATCAGCCTCGCTATTCGGAGCAGGCCAATAAAGACAGCGATATCTTCTTTTACGGTTCATTTCCTCTACCTTTTTTATTACTGCTAGACGATAACATTCGCCGGGATGCAGGCCGAATCAGTATTATGTACATCGAGGCACTGGGGCTAACTGGTACAATGTATACCATGACGGCTGCCAATGTTGATAAGTTTCGGCCTTTGGTATATTCAGAAGATGCTCCCATGTCGGAACGAACTTCAGGAGGCGCAAAGAATTCATTTTTTGGAGGGCATCCGTCACTTACCGCTACATCAACCTTTTTTGCGGCAAAAGTATTTTCAGATTATTATCCTGAACGCAAAGGAATGCATGTGCTTTTGTATTCGGCAGCTACCGTTGCCACTTTGGGCAATGCTTATCTACGTTTCAAGGCAGGCAAACATTTTCTTACCGATTTAATGATAGGGGTTCCCCTGGGAGCTATAAACGGTGTGTTGATCCCTCAACTACATAAAGTAAGAGATGTAAATCATGATAAGAATTTGTCATGGAATTTCTTTACAGGTAATGCTCATGGCCTTAGCGTCACGTATAAATTTTAA
- a CDS encoding MgtC/SapB family protein codes for MEEFRDDLYILLDVIIATVLTAIIGFERESAHKPAGMRTNMIVGGATCMIVAITVPLVNFINEYNPSEIIRTDPIRVLEAIVVGVSFIGAGTIIKAEHKERVIGLTTAATLLFSCAIGASAALKQYVLAIGATFLVIVINYVVKEVTRYFSDSMER; via the coding sequence ATGGAAGAGTTCAGAGACGATTTGTATATTCTGCTGGATGTAATTATAGCCACAGTGCTAACAGCAATTATTGGGTTTGAAAGGGAAAGTGCTCACAAACCGGCAGGAATGCGCACCAATATGATCGTTGGTGGAGCAACCTGTATGATTGTGGCGATTACGGTGCCACTGGTAAATTTCATTAATGAGTATAACCCGTCTGAAATTATCCGCACTGATCCTATCAGGGTACTGGAGGCTATCGTGGTTGGAGTGAGCTTTATCGGTGCCGGAACCATAATTAAAGCAGAGCATAAAGAGCGTGTTATCGGGCTTACCACTGCCGCTACCTTGCTTTTTAGTTGTGCTATTGGAGCAAGTGCTGCACTGAAGCAGTACGTGCTCGCCATTGGCGCCACTTTTTTGGTTATTGTTATCAATTATGTCGTAAAAGAAGTCACACGTTATTTTTCCGATAGTATGGAAAGGTAG
- a CDS encoding DUF7218 family protein has translation MAKNHGSSIKNDEKYEVLRDEGISKEKAARIANSKKPGKKGGQSSKYEARSKEDLYEKAKEVGIEGRSKMSKNELIEALRNH, from the coding sequence ATGGCTAAGAATCACGGATCATCAATAAAGAATGATGAAAAATATGAGGTACTTCGAGACGAAGGTATAAGTAAAGAAAAAGCTGCCCGAATAGCAAATAGTAAAAAGCCCGGAAAAAAGGGGGGACAATCCAGTAAATACGAAGCCCGGTCTAAGGAAGACCTTTATGAGAAAGCCAAAGAAGTAGGGATTGAAGGCAGATCCAAAATGTCAAAAAATGAGTTAATCGAGGCGCTCCGAAATCACTAG
- a CDS encoding XRE family transcriptional regulator, with protein MKKKGTKFEPRRITMLRELLQLSQVKFAEKIRISQGALSQIESGKSQISLDTLRNLSNELNVNCNWIVNGVGEIFYDEKRQSNKVDTQKVFIDVRSDDLSVIPLVREEAHAGYIEGFENPEYIKTLKVYQIPGFENGSYRLFEIEGESMIPTVYPREIVICEYSENKESVENGTLCVVITKDGIVAKRVYYYENDKKLLILKSDNSRFKTYSLESSKILELWKIKGKITSVFIESGLVDAKRMEKLENDLEMLKKEVKKLSDK; from the coding sequence ATGAAGAAGAAAGGAACAAAATTTGAGCCCCGGAGAATAACTATGCTAAGAGAACTCTTGCAGTTATCTCAGGTAAAATTCGCAGAAAAAATAAGAATTTCTCAAGGTGCCCTTTCTCAAATAGAAAGTGGAAAATCTCAAATATCACTAGACACTTTACGCAATTTAAGTAATGAACTCAACGTAAATTGCAATTGGATAGTTAATGGTGTAGGAGAAATTTTTTACGATGAAAAACGTCAATCCAATAAAGTTGATACTCAAAAGGTTTTTATTGACGTAAGATCCGATGATCTTTCGGTGATTCCATTAGTGAGGGAGGAAGCCCACGCAGGATATATAGAAGGTTTTGAAAACCCTGAGTATATAAAGACGCTAAAAGTTTACCAAATTCCCGGTTTTGAGAACGGAAGTTACCGGCTTTTCGAGATTGAGGGCGAAAGTATGATCCCAACGGTTTACCCCCGGGAAATAGTAATCTGTGAATATAGCGAAAACAAAGAGTCTGTAGAAAATGGTACTTTGTGTGTGGTTATTACAAAAGATGGCATTGTAGCAAAAAGGGTATACTACTATGAAAATGACAAAAAGCTTTTAATTCTTAAAAGTGACAACAGCCGCTTCAAGACCTATAGCCTGGAAAGTAGTAAAATACTAGAACTTTGGAAAATTAAAGGCAAAATCACTTCCGTATTCATAGAATCAGGATTGGTGGATGCCAAAAGAATGGAGAAGCTTGAAAATGACCTTGAAATGCTAAAGAAAGAAGTAAAGAAGCTTTCTGATAAATAA
- a CDS encoding response regulator, whose protein sequence is MLKITSIIIAEDDSDDRLLIEDALNENNIPSEKLIFVSDGEELMDRLKDKANQPAMVFLDLNMPKKDGRQALKEIKQDEKLKHIPIIVFSTSSSEEDIRTSYKNGVNTYFTKPSKYSDMLEIIAAVKAYWWEKAAIVNVNG, encoded by the coding sequence ATGCTAAAAATAACTTCAATAATTATTGCGGAAGATGATTCCGATGATAGACTTTTAATTGAGGATGCTTTAAATGAGAATAACATACCTAGCGAAAAGTTGATTTTTGTTTCCGATGGAGAGGAATTAATGGATCGGCTTAAAGACAAAGCTAATCAGCCAGCCATGGTGTTTCTCGACTTGAATATGCCCAAGAAGGATGGGCGGCAGGCGTTGAAGGAAATTAAGCAGGATGAAAAGCTTAAACATATTCCTATCATTGTTTTTTCAACTTCAAGCTCAGAAGAGGACATTAGAACTTCTTATAAAAACGGAGTAAATACCTATTTTACAAAACCTTCGAAATACAGCGACATGCTGGAAATAATAGCTGCGGTTAAGGCGTACTGGTGGGAAAAGGCCGCTATAGTAAACGTTAATGGTTAA
- a CDS encoding YqaE/Pmp3 family membrane protein codes for MVILTLLLPPLAVAIRYGIASSEFLINLLLTLLGWLPGVIHGFWVQSKTT; via the coding sequence ATGGTAATACTAACTTTACTACTGCCGCCTTTGGCAGTGGCTATTAGATATGGGATTGCGTCGAGTGAATTCCTTATTAATCTGTTACTAACTCTTTTGGGATGGTTACCCGGAGTAATTCATGGGTTCTGGGTTCAGTCGAAAACAACTTAA